A portion of the Hoplias malabaricus isolate fHopMal1 chromosome 1, fHopMal1.hap1, whole genome shotgun sequence genome contains these proteins:
- the samsn1a gene encoding SAM domain-containing protein SAMSN-1a yields MLQRAASNVSDKPKNLKPKRSTSFGKFDGFRHHHSPAKLEENGTTVTEGEPGTENCDKHGALGKKMKAISLTMRMKMGKKHAKSCSEDTGEDIDREAEAEAENISGDKTSHRTSNSLESIHSGQSSSSGVTSSSDVSGNRDSLRLEEEVPYTGQFCGRAKVHTDFVPSPYDTDSLKLKVGDIINIISKPPMGIWTGMLNNKVGNFKFIYVDLVVEKEEEAPKIRPQRLSKRPRPKTLLELLERLNLEEYASTLLLNGYQTVDDLKHLKEKHLIELNVTDPEHRRKLLAASEVIYDMGRDDLVEMKGEEENEEEGNDCPRDSGCFIPAECAEMGREDTENNLPIV; encoded by the exons ATGCTTCAGAGGGCAGCTTCAAATGTCTCAGACAAACCTAAAAACCTCAAACCAAAG AGATCCACCAGTTTTGGAAAGTTTGACGGCTTCCGACATCACCATTCACCTGCCAAGCTTGAGGAAAATGGAACAACTGTG ACAGAGGGTGAGCCGGGGACAGAGAACTGTGACAAGCATGGAGCCCTGGGGAAGAAAATGAAGGCAATCTCACTGACCATGCGCATGAAGATGGGAAAAAAACATGCCAAATCCTGCTCCGAGGACACG GGTGAGGATATAGACAGAGAAGCAGAGGCGGAGGCAGAGAACATCTCTGGAGATAAAACCTCACACAGAACCAGCAACTCATTAGAGAGCATCCACAGTGGACAGAGCTCCTCCA GTGGAGTGACCAGCAGTTCTGATGTGTCCGGTAACAGAGACAGCCTGAggctggaggaggaggtgccatACACTGGCCAGTTCTGTGGACGAGCCAAAGTGCACACGGACTTTGTGCCGAGTCCATACGACACAGACTCCCTCAAACTCAAG GTTGGGGACATTATCAACATAATAAGCAAACCTCCAATGGGAATATGGACTGGTATGCTGAACAACAAAGTGGGGAATTTCAAGTTTATCTATGTGGACTTGGTGGTTGAGAAAGAAGAGGAGGCTCCGAAGATAAGGCCCCAGAGACTGTCCAAGAGACCCCGACCTAAAACTCTACTGGAGCTACTTGAGAGGCTCAATttggag GAATACGCTTCTACGTTGCTGTTGAATGGCTACCAGACGGTGGATGACCTGAAACACTTGAAAGAGAAACATTTGATTGAACTGAATGTGACTGATCCAGAGCACAGGCGTAAGCTCCTGGCAGCCTCAGAAGTCATCTACGACATGGGCA GAGACGACCTGGTGGAGATGAAGGGCGAAGAGGAGAATGAGGAGGAGGGCAATGACTGTCCTAGAGACTCTGGCTGTTTCATTCCAGCAGAGTGTGCAGAAATGGGAAGAGAGGACACAGAAAATAATTTGCCCATTGTCTAA
- the ly6d gene encoding lymphocyte antigen 6D has translation MKLLLCCCLLLLLYSTTVHSLKCYTCVNGDCKTPTECPESSKFCKTTVFYDSFSQTCEEDCTAGENVYCCQYDLCVRGRT, from the exons ATGAAGCTGCTCCTGTGCTGTTGCCTGCTGCTGCTCCTGTATAGCACCACTG TGCATTCCCTCAAATGCTACACCTGTGTAAATGGGGACTGTAAGACTCCCACAGAATGTCCAGAATCAAGCAAATTCTGCAAAACCACTGTGTTCT ATGACTCTTTCTCTCAGACCTGTGAGGAGGATTGCACAGCTGGAGAGAATGTCTACTGCTGCCAGTACGACCTGTGTGTCAGAGGCAGGACCTAA